Genomic DNA from Alphaproteobacteria bacterium RIFCSPHIGHO2_01_FULL_41_14:
GCTCACCTAACGGCTAATAAAATTTACAAGGTGATTACGGGGGAAGAAGGGTACTTTGATACGCGTATTATCTATGTATCAGAAAGGGGGCCACAGAAAAAACGCATCAAACGTCTTGCTATTATGGATCAGGATGGGGCGAATCATAAGTATTTAACCAATGGGGACGCTTCTGTTATTACGCCCCGTTTTTCTCCCAATTCTCAGAAAATAGTCTATATGTCGTATGAGACTCACTTAAGACAAGCAAAAGTTCATCAGCTTGATTTAGAAACGGGAAAAACGTCTTTGGTGGGAATTTTTGAGGGTATTACCTATGCGCCCCGTTTTTCTCCAGATGGGTCTAAAGTCATTATGAGCCAGGCCTATAAAGGATCGTCAAGTCTATATGAAGTGGACTTAGCAACACAGAAAGCTAAGCGTCTGACAACTGATGATGTGATTGATACGTCCCCTTGCTACTCTCCGGATGGGACTGAAATAATTTTCAACTCAGATCGAGGGGGAACAAAACAACTTTATGTGATGAGTTCGACGGGGCAAAATATCCGACGCATTAGCTTTGGCGGGGGGGTATATGCAACCCCTGTTTGGTCGCCAGATGGAGAATGGATTGCTTTTACAAAAGTAGAAAATGGGCAGTTTTTTATCGGCTTAATGAAGCCAGATGGTTCAGAGGAACGATTAATCTCCACAGGATTTTTAGTCGAAGGTCCGACGTGGGCTCCCAACAGCCGATTATTAGTCTTTTATAATCAAGAGCGCTGGGGAAAAAATGGGACAGGTGGAAAAGCCAGTCTTTATACAATTCACGTGAGTGGACGCAACAAAAAAATAATTCAGACACCTGAAGATGCTACAGATCCTGCTTGGTCTCCACCCCTTCCTTTCGACCAAATTTAAATTCCTGCTTGTCTAAGTTCCAAAATCGTATGATCATAAAATTATGAATGAATTATTTTATAAACTTCCTGAGTATTTTATTTACTTTAACGATGAAATAT
This window encodes:
- a CDS encoding Tol-Pal system beta propeller repeat protein TolB, coding for MKKILFLLWCAWMPLLLYSEVVVDIDQGQVKPFPLAVLPFQGNTKISEQIRSVVIEDLERSGFVEVLDPNSYIQTNLDLQTTPRFEDWKLINSRGLVVGEVLERGKILTVRFKFWDVYEQSLSVEFEFKTDMKHWRRIAHLTANKIYKVITGEEGYFDTRIIYVSERGPQKKRIKRLAIMDQDGANHKYLTNGDASVITPRFSPNSQKIVYMSYETHLRQAKVHQLDLETGKTSLVGIFEGITYAPRFSPDGSKVIMSQAYKGSSSLYEVDLATQKAKRLTTDDVIDTSPCYSPDGTEIIFNSDRGGTKQLYVMSSTGQNIRRISFGGGVYATPVWSPDGEWIAFTKVENGQFFIGLMKPDGSEERLISTGFLVEGPTWAPNSRLLVFYNQERWGKNGTGGKASLYTIHVSGRNKKIIQTPEDATDPAWSPPLPFDQI